A DNA window from Acetilactobacillus jinshanensis contains the following coding sequences:
- a CDS encoding NAD-dependent protein deacylase, with protein sequence MDPKIQKLFDKSKHIVFLTGAGVSTASGIPDYRSKGGLYTQNKANNKPAEWYLSHDCLMNYPKTFYKFMKAKMYYPDAKPNAIHEAQAKLTREGRASIITQNVDNLYNKAHAKKDRLVEFHGNIYHCHCLKCGKSIPWQQYLKSPIHKEDGGQIRPNLVLYGEGMKYSSIIRALQMMREADLVVIVGTAMAVAPFNMLNQYKSPSAPVIMINEQKINRIPFVPHFTMLQMDATKFFKELHV encoded by the coding sequence ATGGATCCTAAGATTCAAAAATTATTCGATAAATCGAAACACATTGTCTTTCTGACCGGTGCCGGAGTTTCTACCGCATCCGGAATCCCGGATTACCGTTCCAAAGGTGGCCTATATACCCAGAACAAGGCTAATAACAAGCCTGCCGAATGGTACTTAAGCCATGATTGCTTAATGAACTACCCAAAGACTTTCTACAAGTTCATGAAGGCTAAGATGTACTATCCAGACGCTAAACCCAACGCTATCCATGAAGCTCAGGCTAAGCTGACCCGTGAAGGCCGTGCCAGCATCATTACCCAGAACGTCGATAACCTGTATAATAAGGCTCACGCCAAGAAAGACCGCTTAGTTGAATTCCATGGTAACATTTACCATTGCCACTGCCTAAAGTGTGGTAAATCCATTCCTTGGCAACAGTATTTAAAGAGTCCCATTCATAAAGAAGATGGCGGTCAGATCCGACCGAACCTAGTTCTTTATGGTGAAGGCATGAAATACAGTAGCATTATCCGTGCCTTACAGATGATGCGAGAAGCTGATTTAGTCGTGATCGTTGGGACTGCTATGGCAGTTGCTCCGTTCAACATGCTTAACCAGTACAAGAGCCCAAGCGCACCGGTCATCATGATCAACGAACAGAAGATCAACCGCATCCCGTTCGTTCCACATTTCACGATGCTTCAGATGGACGCCACCAAGTTCTTTAAGGAATTACACGTTTAA
- a CDS encoding HU family DNA-binding protein, whose product MKYLNKSAVVSSMVKKTGLTKKDATAALSAFVDTVSAALAKKQGVRLIGFGSFKVNHRKARKGRNPQTGKPLKIAARDVPAFKAGQGLKKAVNK is encoded by the coding sequence ATGAAATACTTAAATAAATCTGCTGTTGTTTCAAGCATGGTCAAGAAGACCGGCTTAACTAAGAAAGACGCAACTGCTGCATTAAGCGCATTTGTTGACACTGTTTCCGCTGCATTAGCTAAGAAGCAGGGTGTTCGTTTAATCGGCTTCGGTTCCTTTAAGGTTAACCATCGTAAAGCTCGTAAAGGCCGTAACCCACAGACTGGTAAGCCATTAAAGATCGCTGCACGCGACGTTCCTGCATTCAAAGCTGGCCAGGGCTTAAAGAAAGCCGTTAACAAGTAA
- the tuf gene encoding elongation factor Tu, whose translation MAVKQYIRKKPHVNIGTIGHIDHGKTTLTSAITKVLSEQGLAKDEDYKQIDKAPEEQQRGITINNAHLEYQTPYRDYAHVDAPGHADYIKNMITGAAQMDAAILVVAADDGPMPQTREHILLARQTGVKYIVVFINKVDKVKDKELIDLVEMETRDLLSEYHYEGKDVPVVRGSALKALQGDKKAQEQVKKLMEIIDEYVPTPTRAYNKPFLMPIEDVFTITGRGTVVTGRISRGTIKIQDPVQIVGLTKQKTDTVCTGLQTFRKNLDVGEAGDNVGILLRGVKRTGVVRGQVLSKPNTVDVHTKFSAHVYVLTKKEGGRHSPFFTGYQPQFYFYTSDVTGKVTLPKGTKMVMPGDNVSSLDVELQKPVAMEPKTRFTFREGGHTIGAGVVTKLLN comes from the coding sequence ATGGCAGTAAAACAGTATATCCGTAAAAAGCCACATGTAAATATTGGTACGATTGGCCATATTGATCATGGTAAAACAACATTAACTTCAGCCATTACTAAAGTCTTATCTGAACAGGGCTTAGCTAAGGATGAAGATTACAAGCAAATTGATAAAGCACCAGAAGAACAGCAACGTGGTATCACGATTAACAACGCCCACTTAGAATATCAGACGCCTTACCGTGACTATGCCCATGTTGATGCCCCTGGACATGCCGATTACATCAAGAACATGATCACCGGTGCCGCTCAGATGGATGCCGCCATCTTAGTTGTTGCCGCTGATGATGGTCCGATGCCACAAACTCGTGAACATATCCTGTTAGCACGTCAGACTGGTGTTAAGTACATCGTTGTCTTCATCAACAAAGTCGACAAAGTTAAAGATAAAGAATTAATCGACTTAGTTGAAATGGAAACTCGTGACTTATTATCCGAATACCATTACGAAGGTAAAGATGTTCCAGTTGTACGTGGTTCAGCTTTGAAAGCATTACAGGGTGATAAGAAGGCTCAGGAACAAGTTAAGAAGTTAATGGAAATCATTGATGAATACGTTCCTACTCCAACTCGTGCTTACAACAAGCCATTCTTAATGCCAATCGAAGATGTATTCACCATCACTGGTCGTGGTACCGTTGTTACTGGTCGTATCTCTCGTGGTACTATCAAGATCCAAGATCCTGTACAGATTGTTGGTTTAACTAAACAGAAGACTGATACTGTATGTACTGGTTTACAGACATTCCGTAAGAACTTGGATGTCGGTGAAGCCGGTGATAACGTTGGTATCTTACTCCGTGGTGTTAAGCGTACAGGCGTTGTTCGTGGCCAAGTATTATCTAAACCTAATACCGTTGACGTTCACACTAAGTTCAGTGCCCACGTTTATGTATTAACCAAGAAAGAAGGAGGACGTCATAGTCCATTCTTTACTGGTTACCAGCCACAATTCTACTTCTACACCAGTGATGTAACTGGTAAGGTTACCTTACCAAAAGGTACTAAGATGGTAATGCCTGGTGATAATGTAAGTTCATTAGATGTTGAATTACAGAAGCCAGTTGCCATGGAACCTAAGACCCGCTTCACTTTCCGTGAAGGTGGCCATACCATTGGTGCCGGAGTTGTTACTAAGTTATTAAACTAA
- a CDS encoding biotin transporter BioY yields the protein MSTTKLNHVIQIAVMAAIMLALSYIPGIPLGPTPIVLENLGVMLAGLLLGSKRGTIAVLLFILLKVIGLSGTGGLTLLLGPTCGYVYGWIFVPFFMCWFMKMCRKHMNLLVLFLIVAIVNIIVVDEIGGSLGLMATVHFPMMKAVVYNLLFAPGDIIKALVAALVYWEVRKSSHMRELLK from the coding sequence TTGAGCACAACTAAACTTAATCATGTAATTCAGATTGCCGTCATGGCTGCGATTATGCTGGCATTATCATACATTCCGGGAATTCCGTTAGGACCAACCCCAATCGTTCTGGAAAACTTAGGTGTCATGTTAGCGGGCCTGTTGTTAGGCAGTAAACGTGGAACGATTGCCGTTCTACTGTTCATCTTGTTAAAAGTGATCGGTTTATCCGGTACCGGTGGCTTGACGTTATTATTAGGCCCGACCTGCGGTTACGTTTACGGCTGGATCTTCGTTCCGTTCTTCATGTGCTGGTTCATGAAGATGTGCAGGAAGCACATGAATCTATTGGTGTTATTCTTAATTGTCGCAATCGTCAACATCATCGTGGTTGACGAAATTGGTGGCAGCCTTGGTCTAATGGCTACGGTCCACTTCCCGATGATGAAAGCTGTCGTTTATAACTTACTGTTTGCCCCTGGTGACATCATTAAAGCATTGGTTGCTGCATTAGTGTACTGGGAAGTAAGAAAATCCAGTCATATGCGTGAATTGTTAAAATAG